One Fibrobacter sp. UWB16 DNA window includes the following coding sequences:
- a CDS encoding pyridoxal phosphate-dependent aminotransferase: protein MLSSRLPKDLSPSPFFAELERAKADVLAECAEANSLPFIDMTVSSPVKAGLPVDLDDAVDEGRKAFGNWNPDASGWKSAREAVVEYYRERGGNFTAGQIILTASTSEAYSVLFKTFCDPGDVILTPMPGYPLLDTLAQLEHLECAPYFLKLKRERFDKLTDLKKVTERRSAPAEVNAFRFVLDSDSLLAAPEHAKILLLVSPHNPTGHCVSREEWNEAVRFCEENNMILVVDEVFGDYAFTDKVSRTWQYVFAPCHPERNEVESIYETSQLVDLVELGSKEQDLWDAGGGDFINLPEDGPKCPIFWLNGLSKAVGSPQLKLGWMAFYAPRENFEEIRAALEFVEDAYLSVSAPAQALGASLLKHSEAYESKVLDRLQQNWQTLREAFPSKYCPEVLGGWYAVVRLGEDDEELTLRLLREKHVLVQPGFFFDFDEDGWVVMSLLQDPAIFKEAIERIIK, encoded by the coding sequence ATGCTTTCATCTCGACTTCCTAAAGATCTTTCTCCGTCGCCGTTCTTTGCTGAACTGGAACGCGCCAAGGCCGATGTTCTTGCAGAGTGCGCCGAAGCAAACTCGCTTCCGTTTATCGACATGACGGTGAGCTCGCCTGTGAAGGCTGGCTTGCCGGTGGATTTGGATGATGCGGTCGATGAAGGTCGTAAAGCTTTTGGCAATTGGAATCCCGATGCTTCGGGTTGGAAATCAGCTCGCGAGGCGGTGGTGGAGTATTACCGTGAACGCGGTGGTAATTTTACGGCAGGACAGATAATCCTTACCGCAAGCACGAGTGAAGCTTATTCCGTTTTGTTCAAGACCTTCTGCGATCCGGGCGATGTGATTTTAACGCCGATGCCGGGCTACCCTTTGCTCGATACACTTGCGCAGCTCGAACATTTGGAATGCGCTCCGTACTTTTTGAAGTTGAAACGTGAGCGGTTCGACAAGCTCACCGACCTTAAAAAGGTCACAGAGCGGCGCTCTGCGCCAGCCGAAGTGAACGCGTTCCGCTTTGTCCTGGATTCCGACAGCTTGCTTGCCGCGCCGGAACATGCGAAAATCTTGTTGCTCGTCTCGCCGCATAACCCGACGGGTCATTGTGTCTCGCGTGAAGAATGGAACGAGGCAGTTCGCTTCTGCGAAGAGAACAACATGATTCTTGTCGTCGATGAAGTCTTTGGCGATTACGCATTCACGGATAAAGTCTCGCGCACTTGGCAATATGTTTTCGCGCCTTGTCATCCTGAGCGAAACGAAGTGGAGTCGATATACGAAACTAGTCAACTTGTTGACTTAGTTGAGTTAGGTTCGAAGGAGCAGGATCTCTGGGACGCGGGTGGGGGAGACTTCATCAACCTTCCCGAAGACGGTCCGAAGTGCCCGATTTTCTGGTTGAATGGTCTCAGCAAAGCTGTGGGTTCGCCGCAGCTAAAGCTCGGCTGGATGGCGTTCTACGCTCCGCGCGAAAATTTCGAAGAAATTCGCGCGGCTCTTGAATTCGTTGAAGACGCATACTTGAGCGTCTCGGCACCTGCGCAGGCTCTCGGCGCATCCCTGCTCAAACATTCCGAAGCTTACGAATCTAAAGTTCTTGACCGCTTGCAACAGAATTGGCAGACGCTTCGCGAAGCGTTCCCGTCCAAGTATTGCCCCGAAGTTCTCGGCGGCTGGTACGCCGTTGTGCGTCTTGGTGAAGACGATGAAGAACTCACGCTTCGCTTGCTTCGCGAAAAGCATGTGCTTGTGCAGCCGGGCTTCTTCTTTGATTTTGACGAAGACGGCTGGGTGGTCATGAGCTTGTTGCAAGACCCCGCGATTTTCAAAGAAGCGATTGAACGCATTATAAAGTAA
- a CDS encoding tetratricopeptide repeat protein, which yields MMLRTSFVKASAIGLAVASTSLFAKAIDTPNQYQQDEWSPEYGSSTWMYENSAGLFETGPLDDYRAAKRLYLNRQFLDAAYAFGEIQTKYPTFRLVDQAAFYEAKSFEKLRMHKAARVIYRDAIKRYPQSDQLAKYHFQLMNIDYKEGKYTEAMNKYQYIAQKFGKSDAKADADYVAGQIKLEQGLYQESIDLHASILPGNANYLYARYTMGIAYSRLYKFDEAENCFRAITEQPVSNKSERDIQNAAKVKLGHIFSSAEKPDLAAAAQMYGLVQKESPVFDEAMLGIAWAFLKVYKIDEAIKYAKWIINNLPESFIVSEAYLIIGYCYFMKKDYKNAFDALIQTEKLTEQPFVSVASRDSARLAYDAMQSQLDSVQVFALDLANQLPTPRVENKRKAFRSTFDKVYKVIEDYATFMQRVIESDRFESNRKRILDDAGFTLSPPRVHPGPYRPYDNPPLEDLSDLE from the coding sequence ATGATGTTGCGTACTAGTTTCGTCAAAGCGTCCGCTATCGGACTTGCCGTAGCCAGCACATCCTTGTTTGCAAAGGCCATCGACACGCCGAATCAGTATCAGCAGGATGAGTGGTCTCCCGAATATGGTAGTAGCACCTGGATGTACGAGAACTCGGCAGGATTATTTGAAACGGGTCCGCTCGACGACTACCGCGCCGCTAAGCGTCTTTACTTGAACCGTCAGTTTTTGGACGCTGCATACGCCTTCGGTGAAATCCAGACCAAGTACCCGACATTCCGCCTTGTCGATCAGGCTGCTTTCTACGAGGCAAAATCTTTCGAAAAACTCCGTATGCACAAGGCTGCTAGGGTAATTTACCGAGATGCCATCAAGCGCTATCCGCAAAGTGACCAACTTGCCAAGTATCACTTCCAGTTGATGAACATCGACTATAAGGAAGGAAAATATACAGAAGCAATGAATAAGTACCAGTACATTGCTCAGAAGTTCGGCAAAAGCGATGCGAAGGCTGACGCCGACTACGTTGCCGGCCAGATTAAGCTCGAACAGGGTCTCTATCAGGAATCCATTGACCTGCACGCTTCCATCCTTCCGGGTAATGCGAACTACCTCTACGCCCGCTATACCATGGGTATCGCTTACAGCCGTCTCTACAAATTCGACGAAGCCGAAAACTGCTTCCGCGCTATTACGGAACAGCCGGTTTCCAACAAGTCCGAACGTGACATACAGAATGCGGCTAAGGTGAAGCTCGGTCACATTTTCTCCTCTGCTGAAAAGCCGGATCTCGCAGCTGCCGCTCAGATGTACGGTCTGGTTCAAAAGGAATCTCCGGTGTTTGACGAAGCTATGCTTGGTATTGCATGGGCATTTCTTAAGGTTTACAAGATAGATGAAGCAATCAAATATGCCAAGTGGATTATCAACAACCTTCCGGAATCCTTCATCGTGTCCGAAGCTTACCTCATAATCGGTTACTGTTACTTCATGAAGAAAGATTACAAGAACGCTTTCGACGCCTTGATTCAGACTGAAAAGCTCACGGAACAGCCGTTTGTGTCCGTAGCTTCTCGTGATAGCGCACGTCTGGCTTATGATGCAATGCAGAGCCAGCTCGACTCCGTCCAAGTTTTTGCCTTAGATCTTGCAAACCAGTTACCGACGCCGCGTGTGGAAAACAAGCGTAAAGCATTTCGCTCGACTTTCGACAAGGTTTACAAGGTTATTGAAGATTACGCAACGTTTATGCAGAGGGTAATCGAGAGTGATCGCTTTGAATCTAACCGCAAGCGTATTTTGGATGATGCAGGCTTTACATTGAGTCCTCCTCGAGTACATCCTGGGCCTTATCGACCTTATGATAATCCGCCCCTCGAAGATTTAAGCGATTTAGAATAA
- a CDS encoding fibrobacter succinogenes major paralogous domain-containing protein — protein MHKHISFAFLFLTFFFGACGDSETSAGIEQGLSEPVEVTGSSSIVKFSSSSFAKSSSSSKVSSNSRTVLSQNPTECEFGTLLDERDGQTYKTIKIGDQVWMAENLNYEMDSSFCYMNSLDSCEKYGRLYTYYTADEACPAGYHLPTREEFAILMRPLSERINEKSEDWSYYMAPFALKATEGWEPYTKPFHGDVYLPASTNATCFTALPAGYRMSGPGFKNAGRETYFWCRDDHSEGLRIAIDMSYDTFFVTSYWWDDNEAFSVRCIKD, from the coding sequence ATGCATAAGCATATTTCGTTTGCTTTCCTTTTTTTGACGTTCTTCTTCGGCGCTTGCGGTGACAGCGAGACATCTGCTGGCATAGAACAGGGACTAAGCGAACCCGTTGAAGTGACTGGCAGCAGTTCTATTGTGAAATTTAGCAGCAGTTCTTTCGCGAAATCCAGTAGCAGCTCGAAAGTTTCGTCGAACTCCCGGACGGTGTTGTCACAGAATCCGACCGAATGCGAATTTGGAACTTTGCTTGACGAGCGTGACGGACAGACCTACAAGACAATAAAAATCGGTGACCAGGTATGGATGGCTGAAAATCTGAACTATGAGATGGATTCCAGTTTCTGTTACATGAACAGTTTGGATAGCTGTGAAAAATACGGACGGCTCTATACCTACTATACTGCTGACGAAGCGTGCCCTGCTGGATACCATCTGCCTACCAGGGAAGAATTTGCCATTCTCATGAGGCCCTTGTCCGAAAGGATAAACGAAAAAAGCGAAGATTGGTCTTACTACATGGCTCCATTTGCGTTAAAGGCCACCGAAGGCTGGGAACCTTATACCAAGCCTTTTCACGGAGATGTCTATTTGCCGGCTTCGACCAATGCGACCTGTTTTACGGCATTGCCTGCGGGCTATCGTATGTCGGGTCCAGGATTTAAGAATGCGGGCCGTGAAACCTATTTCTGGTGTCGCGACGATCATAGCGAAGGGCTGCGCATCGCGATTGATATGTCGTATGATACTTTTTTCGTAACTTCATATTGGTGGGATGACAACGAAGCGTTCTCAGTCCGTTGCATAAAGGACTAG
- the leuA2 gene encoding 2-isopropylmalate synthase LeuA2 produces the protein MTETRKPFFYDVTLRDGNQALPKPWNNAQKKDVYLLLLKLGVQGAEVGFPASSEMDFESVMELAKLTAQMAAEGDETAKNVVVSGLARCIESDIQRCWEAVQYAPHPRIHTFLATSPLSMENVLHMTPEQVKEKAVKCVKFAKSLVGDKGDVEFSAEHFGDCLENMDFVIDVLKAVVEAGATTINLPNTVERYRPKLYVDQVKQVYEALPKNITISVHCHNDLGMATAATVESFFVGATQLEVALNGLGERCGNTNFYEVAIGLHNSGVNTGLHLERIYETAILVSHWSGVPIYIRAPLIGTEAIVHRSGIHQDGASKTKDMKKGAYRPIDYSIIGRNQNDTLSFTSQSGRTAVYEIITKFGYKMTLQEASKLQPVLKRLSEAEGELSAERVLDVFREQFVNVNGRLVFNNIEVIPDENRFIFHFKKDGEALVKSVTAEGPIEAALMLMREIGMPVELVKYRQLVVPEKDKLWAGRGLSRIVLKANGEEVEGRGVSSDTLKANMRALFGGVNLIYKKA, from the coding sequence ATGACTGAAACGAGAAAACCATTCTTCTATGACGTAACACTGCGTGATGGTAACCAGGCTCTTCCGAAGCCCTGGAACAATGCCCAGAAAAAAGATGTTTATCTGTTGCTCTTGAAGCTCGGTGTGCAAGGTGCCGAAGTCGGTTTCCCTGCGTCTAGCGAAATGGATTTTGAGTCGGTCATGGAACTTGCAAAGCTCACCGCGCAGATGGCGGCAGAAGGCGACGAAACTGCAAAGAACGTCGTGGTTTCTGGCCTCGCTCGCTGCATCGAAAGCGATATCCAGCGCTGCTGGGAAGCTGTCCAGTACGCTCCGCATCCGCGCATCCATACGTTCCTTGCCACAAGCCCCTTGTCCATGGAAAACGTGCTGCACATGACGCCTGAACAGGTCAAGGAAAAGGCTGTGAAGTGCGTGAAGTTTGCAAAGTCGCTCGTCGGCGACAAGGGTGATGTGGAATTTAGCGCTGAACATTTTGGCGACTGCCTCGAAAACATGGATTTTGTGATTGATGTTCTGAAGGCTGTTGTCGAAGCGGGTGCTACGACGATCAACTTGCCGAACACGGTGGAACGCTATCGCCCGAAGCTCTATGTGGATCAGGTCAAGCAGGTCTATGAAGCTCTGCCCAAGAATATCACGATTTCTGTCCACTGCCATAACGACCTCGGCATGGCGACTGCAGCAACCGTCGAAAGCTTCTTCGTTGGTGCAACTCAGCTCGAAGTCGCTTTGAACGGTCTCGGCGAACGTTGCGGCAATACGAACTTCTATGAAGTCGCGATTGGTCTGCATAACTCCGGCGTCAATACGGGACTCCACCTCGAACGCATTTACGAAACTGCAATTCTCGTGAGCCACTGGAGCGGCGTGCCTATATACATCCGCGCTCCGTTGATCGGAACCGAAGCCATCGTGCACCGCAGCGGCATTCATCAGGATGGTGCCTCCAAGACAAAGGACATGAAGAAGGGCGCTTATCGTCCGATTGATTACTCGATCATTGGCCGTAACCAGAACGATACGCTCAGCTTCACGAGCCAGAGCGGTCGCACCGCCGTGTACGAAATCATCACGAAGTTCGGCTACAAGATGACCTTGCAGGAAGCTTCCAAGTTGCAGCCGGTGCTGAAGCGCTTGAGCGAAGCCGAAGGCGAACTCAGTGCCGAACGCGTGCTCGACGTGTTCCGCGAACAGTTCGTCAACGTGAACGGTCGCCTGGTGTTCAACAACATCGAAGTTATCCCGGACGAAAACCGCTTCATTTTCCACTTCAAGAAGGATGGCGAAGCGCTTGTGAAGTCCGTGACGGCAGAAGGTCCGATCGAAGCAGCCCTCATGCTCATGCGTGAAATCGGCATGCCGGTCGAGCTTGTGAAGTACCGCCAGCTCGTCGTTCCTGAAAAGGACAAGTTGTGGGCTGGTCGTGGCTTAAGCCGCATTGTCTTGAAGGCTAACGGCGAAGAAGTTGAAGGTCGCGGTGTCTCGAGCGATACGCTCAAGGCAAACATGCGCGCTCTCTTCGGCGGTGTGAACCTGATTTACAAGAAAGCATAA
- a CDS encoding glycoside hydrolase family 9 protein, with protein sequence MLKKTFLASLAICGFAFTNSFAALSTDDFIEAAWMTTRFFGAQRSGQGPNWILDGTNNPTSFTKDSYNGKDVSGGWFDCGDHVMYGQSQGYASYVLALAYAEFTKGFYDLYTGDYTDYKASKDYSRKGGKPNDVRDLLEELRYEADFWVKAAIDENNFVTVKGNGNQDHMKWVTAGAMSKLGTGDGGEPRSITGNANDAYTPGMAAAMLAVMARVEPDESAREKYLKAAKTAFAYAKKHKGVTHSEGFYDSGWWGGVWQDGPFLAATELYRTTKDESYKSDAKKYYDDIDFDKNSYSRFSYSDASPLSNIMGEYVFNFHPQGDFSGSVGYLDRMYMDQADKNGIYNKETSSKEHFHVRTPSGGAFLYALYAKYFKDNSYDEAIEKNIAFLLGDNSYKKSYVVGFDRNGAKAPTRPHHRGYYGNEDAGRDVNGAGNPPEKNKLLGGMIAGDFNNSNHNGSTADWQVNEVCVDMNAPLVGALGYILSKKAPVESVGSDVESEEDKKKREEEEEKKRKEEEEKKKQEGIIAGRVLNTNTFSIVQGSSSITVNSANSAPFKVQVFGLNGKLEQEFTSKGASLNVSLKNKGMQIIKVSSKSATKTFKVNNY encoded by the coding sequence ATGTTGAAAAAGACTTTTTTGGCAAGCCTTGCCATTTGCGGATTTGCATTCACCAATAGCTTCGCCGCTTTAAGCACAGACGATTTTATCGAAGCGGCTTGGATGACCACACGATTCTTTGGCGCCCAGCGTTCTGGCCAGGGCCCGAACTGGATCTTGGACGGCACGAATAATCCGACCAGCTTTACAAAGGATAGCTACAACGGCAAAGACGTGAGCGGTGGTTGGTTCGACTGCGGCGACCACGTGATGTACGGTCAGTCTCAGGGCTACGCCTCTTACGTTTTGGCTCTTGCATATGCCGAATTCACAAAGGGTTTTTACGACCTCTACACCGGGGATTATACCGACTACAAGGCAAGCAAGGATTACTCCCGCAAGGGCGGCAAGCCAAACGACGTGCGCGACCTCCTCGAAGAACTCCGCTACGAAGCCGATTTCTGGGTCAAAGCCGCCATTGACGAAAACAACTTCGTGACCGTGAAGGGCAACGGCAACCAGGACCACATGAAGTGGGTTACAGCTGGAGCCATGAGCAAGCTCGGCACAGGTGACGGTGGCGAACCGCGCTCCATTACAGGTAATGCAAACGACGCTTACACTCCGGGTATGGCCGCAGCAATGCTTGCTGTGATGGCCCGCGTCGAACCAGACGAAAGCGCTCGCGAAAAATACCTGAAGGCAGCTAAGACCGCGTTCGCCTACGCTAAAAAGCACAAGGGAGTCACACACTCTGAAGGTTTCTACGACAGTGGTTGGTGGGGAGGCGTTTGGCAAGATGGTCCGTTCCTCGCCGCAACGGAACTCTACCGCACGACTAAGGACGAATCCTACAAGAGCGACGCTAAAAAATATTACGACGACATTGACTTTGACAAAAACAGCTATTCTCGCTTTAGCTATTCTGATGCAAGTCCGCTCTCAAACATCATGGGTGAATACGTTTTCAATTTCCATCCGCAGGGCGACTTTTCTGGGTCTGTAGGCTACCTCGACAGAATGTACATGGATCAGGCCGACAAAAACGGAATTTACAACAAGGAAACATCATCCAAGGAACATTTCCATGTCCGTACTCCGTCGGGCGGCGCATTCCTTTACGCTCTTTATGCAAAATATTTCAAGGACAATTCATACGATGAAGCCATCGAAAAGAATATCGCATTCCTTCTCGGTGACAACAGCTACAAGAAGTCTTACGTGGTAGGCTTTGACCGCAATGGAGCAAAAGCTCCGACAAGACCGCACCATCGTGGTTACTACGGCAACGAAGACGCAGGTCGTGACGTCAACGGAGCAGGCAATCCTCCTGAAAAGAACAAGCTTCTGGGTGGCATGATTGCAGGCGACTTTAACAACAGCAACCACAACGGCTCAACCGCCGACTGGCAAGTGAACGAAGTGTGCGTTGACATGAACGCTCCGCTCGTTGGCGCTCTCGGCTACATCTTAAGCAAGAAGGCTCCAGTCGAATCCGTCGGAAGCGACGTTGAATCTGAAGAAGACAAGAAGAAGAGAGAAGAGGAAGAAGAAAAGAAGCGCAAGGAAGAAGAAGAGAAAAAGAAACAAGAAGGCATCATTGCTGGACGCGTTTTGAATACAAACACCTTCAGCATCGTCCAAGGCTCCTCTTCGATCACAGTTAATAGTGCAAATTCCGCTCCGTTCAAGGTTCAGGTATTCGGCCTCAACGGCAAACTTGAACAGGAATTCACAAGCAAGGGTGCAAGCCTGAATGTAAGCCTCAAGAATAAGGGCATGCAGATTATCAAGGTTAGCTCCAAGAGCGCCACCAAGACATTCAAGGTGAATAATTACTAG
- a CDS encoding type IA DNA topoisomerase, with the protein MILLVAEKPSVANQHYKPMLERIEGEKFTQGDGCLIGKNHCITWCVGHLITLAPLDAYPGFEGGWRLSNLPLLPEKFKLMEIESTRKQLAVVRDMMSKADVLVNGADAGREGNLIFDLILDYTPDFRKKQIKRLWVNSYVAKDLDKAWKNLEDATERLNLSYAARLRQRADWMVGLNATRAYTLTAGRGKMISVGRVQTPTLNLVVERDAIVEQFKELFYYSVVGTWKGFQAQLLDERRETKDERGQRHPEQREGSSDSQGDSRSEPGMTSEAETAAEAKVAADKQSNLKVAIFEKEEPAQAVIDKCSPPEEATIAKIDIQQKKQFPQKPFDLTELQKEGNKRFKYSAQQVLDCAQNLYEKKLLTYPRTDSQYLPDTMQQEAYALAQRLATAQEKSVMRDGNENFVFINSSKVTDHFAIIPTGEEPQNLPEMEENIYKLAKERFVQAWLKPYVWSEMEVLLEAGNENGDSRSEAGMTAEARVAPELFRLKLKRNEDLGFRALAKEEKKKPSKKKKGDAGTESGMTSDAKGADAEGKGDGDDITNIVETFPEWNVGDHAPFDSLEQQKKKKSKPKYFTEATLLAAMKTAGKQIENEELAEAMKERGLGTPATQAGIIETLKKRGFIEAQKNYLVSTQRGREVIALMDEKVKSPEMTGEWEFKLSQVEKGKLTPIEFRDGIVNYVKELFEHLRQKYGSQFERETVTDAIPCPKCSSPLEIAPWGYVCKNEECGFKAGHTIAGRTLSHAEMATLLKTGKSDLLSGFKSKKGTTFSATLTLGDDGNIGFEFSDDARAKTPTNYKCPKCGKTLLDSGNRLICEGNDVTTSNNENGDPTLTPDTAPTCDFVFYKTIAGHVMSDTEIAELFNNGTTEIISGFLTKKGTTFNAKVVWDKDFKATFAFENDGHFHGTETKFNCPLCKKKLEENKNAIFCPACNFTLFKSVAGKKLRVADIKALLTGGKTELLTGFKSKKGTEFDAYLKLGEDGRTSFEFVHRDLPCPCCGDQLRFRSGTTTQTPNGEVQTLAAYVCMNPACNYGIPKTFFKREFSDEEVETLLKNKSTPILEPFKKNDTTFRAALELREGGKIAFNKLTVEVISKK; encoded by the coding sequence ATGATTTTACTCGTCGCCGAAAAACCTTCTGTCGCCAATCAACATTACAAGCCGATGCTGGAGCGTATTGAGGGTGAAAAGTTTACGCAAGGCGACGGGTGTCTAATCGGCAAGAACCATTGCATCACGTGGTGCGTTGGTCACTTGATTACGCTTGCTCCGCTGGACGCCTACCCCGGATTTGAGGGCGGTTGGCGACTTTCGAATTTGCCGCTTTTGCCCGAAAAATTCAAGTTGATGGAAATCGAGAGCACGCGAAAGCAGCTCGCGGTGGTGCGCGACATGATGTCGAAGGCGGACGTGCTTGTGAACGGCGCAGACGCGGGCCGTGAAGGTAATTTGATTTTCGACCTGATTCTCGACTACACGCCGGACTTCCGCAAAAAGCAGATCAAGCGTTTGTGGGTGAACAGCTATGTGGCGAAAGATTTGGACAAGGCTTGGAAGAATCTGGAAGACGCGACCGAGCGTTTGAACTTGAGCTATGCGGCAAGGCTCCGCCAGCGTGCCGACTGGATGGTCGGGCTGAATGCGACGCGAGCTTACACGCTTACCGCCGGGCGCGGAAAGATGATTTCGGTGGGGCGCGTGCAAACGCCGACGCTGAATCTGGTCGTGGAACGCGATGCAATTGTCGAGCAATTCAAGGAACTGTTTTATTACAGCGTTGTGGGAACGTGGAAAGGGTTCCAAGCGCAATTATTAGACGAAAGACGAGAGACGAAAGACGAAAGGGGACAACGTCATCCTGAACAACGTGAAGGATCCAGTGACAGTCAAGGAGATTCCCGGTCGGAGCCGGGAATGACAAGTGAGGCAGAAACAGCCGCGGAAGCGAAGGTCGCGGCGGACAAACAAAGCAATTTAAAAGTTGCGATTTTCGAGAAAGAAGAGCCGGCGCAAGCTGTTATAGACAAATGTTCGCCGCCGGAAGAAGCGACAATTGCAAAGATTGACATCCAGCAAAAAAAGCAGTTCCCACAAAAACCGTTCGACTTGACGGAGCTGCAAAAAGAGGGCAACAAGCGTTTTAAATACAGCGCCCAGCAAGTTCTCGACTGCGCCCAAAACTTGTACGAAAAGAAGTTGCTCACCTACCCACGTACGGACTCGCAATACCTGCCGGATACGATGCAGCAAGAAGCATACGCGCTTGCACAAAGACTTGCCACAGCGCAAGAAAAATCCGTCATGCGCGATGGCAATGAAAACTTTGTCTTCATCAACTCTAGCAAAGTCACAGACCACTTTGCCATTATCCCCACGGGAGAAGAACCACAAAATCTCCCAGAGATGGAAGAGAACATCTACAAGCTTGCCAAGGAACGCTTTGTGCAAGCATGGCTCAAGCCGTATGTCTGGAGCGAAATGGAAGTTCTGCTAGAGGCAGGCAACGAAAATGGAGATTCCCGCTCAGAGGCGGGAATGACAGCTGAGGCGAGAGTCGCGCCAGAACTGTTCCGCCTAAAGCTCAAGCGGAATGAGGATTTGGGATTCCGGGCGCTCGCCAAGGAAGAAAAGAAGAAACCGTCGAAAAAGAAAAAAGGCGATGCCGGAACAGAGTCCGGCATGACAAGTGATGCGAAGGGTGCAGATGCCGAAGGCAAAGGCGATGGCGATGATATCACGAATATCGTCGAGACGTTCCCGGAATGGAATGTCGGCGACCACGCGCCTTTCGACAGCCTGGAACAGCAAAAGAAAAAGAAGAGCAAGCCCAAGTACTTCACCGAAGCGACGCTCCTTGCCGCGATGAAAACAGCAGGCAAGCAAATCGAAAATGAAGAACTTGCCGAAGCCATGAAAGAACGCGGTCTCGGAACTCCAGCCACGCAAGCAGGCATCATCGAGACGCTCAAAAAGCGCGGATTCATCGAAGCGCAAAAGAATTATCTTGTTAGCACCCAGCGCGGACGCGAAGTCATCGCGCTCATGGACGAAAAAGTCAAATCGCCCGAAATGACCGGCGAATGGGAATTCAAGCTTTCGCAAGTCGAGAAAGGCAAGCTCACGCCGATTGAATTCCGCGACGGCATCGTGAATTACGTCAAGGAACTCTTCGAACATCTGCGTCAAAAATACGGCAGCCAGTTCGAACGCGAAACTGTCACCGACGCGATTCCATGCCCGAAATGTTCTAGCCCGCTCGAAATTGCGCCGTGGGGCTACGTTTGCAAAAATGAGGAATGCGGCTTTAAGGCTGGCCACACCATTGCAGGCCGCACACTGAGCCACGCCGAAATGGCGACACTCCTGAAAACCGGCAAGTCCGATTTGCTCAGCGGTTTCAAGAGCAAAAAAGGAACGACATTCAGCGCCACGCTCACATTAGGCGATGACGGCAACATCGGCTTTGAATTTTCTGATGACGCTCGCGCCAAAACGCCAACCAATTATAAATGCCCCAAGTGCGGCAAGACGCTTTTGGATTCCGGCAACCGCCTCATCTGCGAAGGGAACGACGTCACCACTTCGAACAACGAAAATGGCGACCCCACACTCACACCGGACACAGCCCCGACTTGCGACTTCGTTTTCTACAAGACAATTGCCGGGCATGTCATGAGCGACACGGAAATTGCGGAACTTTTCAACAACGGCACGACAGAAATCATCAGCGGATTCTTGACCAAGAAAGGCACAACTTTCAACGCCAAAGTCGTCTGGGACAAGGATTTCAAGGCGACATTCGCCTTCGAGAACGACGGTCATTTCCACGGCACCGAAACCAAGTTCAACTGCCCGCTCTGCAAAAAGAAACTCGAAGAAAACAAGAACGCCATTTTCTGTCCGGCTTGCAACTTTACCTTGTTCAAATCTGTTGCTGGCAAAAAGCTCCGCGTTGCTGACATCAAGGCGCTCCTCACCGGCGGCAAGACAGAACTGTTGACCGGATTCAAAAGCAAGAAAGGGACGGAATTCGACGCTTATCTAAAGCTCGGTGAAGACGGCCGCACAAGCTTTGAATTCGTCCATAGAGACCTTCCCTGCCCTTGCTGCGGCGACCAACTGCGATTCCGTAGCGGCACGACCACGCAAACGCCAAACGGAGAAGTGCAAACGCTCGCGGCATACGTGTGCATGAACCCCGCCTGCAATTACGGGATTCCCAAAACATTCTTCAAGCGTGAATTTTCCGACGAAGAAGTCGAAACGCTCCTCAAGAACAAATCCACGCCTATCCTTGAACCATTCAAAAAGAACGATACGACATTCAGGGCTGCGCTAGAACTGCGCGAAGGCGGCAAGATAGCGTTTAATAAGTTGACTGTGGAAGTGATTTCTAAAAAGTAG